A part of Candidatus Electrothrix aestuarii genomic DNA contains:
- a CDS encoding efflux RND transporter permease subunit, whose product MSRIRDRIEKRFAAAGRLLYRHNILTLLLLTVFVGGLLSQLPKLTLDTSTEGFLHEQDPALLAYNDFRDQFGNTEMVIVAVKGKDIFAPEFLQKLKKMHVELRDNVPYLDDINSLINARNTRGEGDQLIVEDLLEHWPETPEELAAVKERAVTNPLYKNLLISEQGDFTAIVLQMQAYSSQGEGGVDDVLAGFTEESDSTEQKERVYLTDAENGEVVQAVTRIVENYRGPDFEIYVAGGPVVTDFLKKAMMKNMRKFMILAILTIGIFLFLMFRRASAVFLPLFVVILSLLSTLGLMAACGTPIKLPTQILPSFLLAVGVGDSVHILAIFFHRLRHNSWDKAEAVEYAIGHSGLAVFMTSLTTAGGLLSFSTADVAPIADLGVYAAAGVMLALLYTLLLLPSLLALIPLKEKKKKETHKMKGTSRLDGILSSIGHFATGNPKAILAITALIFIVSIIGITRIKFSHDIVRWYKKDSSIRIASETIDEEMRGSIALEIVLDTGKVNGLYDRDLLQRIDSSVTYVEQVQEGEIFAGKAWSITTILKEIHQALNENRAEFYKIPDNPQLIPQEFLLFENSGSDDLEDVTDSQFSKVRFTIKVPFQDAIAYTDFIQTINEHFAQTFPELKITTTGMTSILFQTMARVIRSMAKSYTIALIVITVLMILLIGKLRTGILSMVPNLFPIMLTLGVMGWFQVPLDLFTMLVGSISIGLAVDDTIHFMHNFRRYFEQSGDAKQAVMETLHSTGRAMLITTCVLSVGFFIFMFANMNNLFNFGWLTGFTIIMALLADYFIAPALMVLVNQAKPAAVNA is encoded by the coding sequence ATGAGTCGTATCAGAGACCGTATAGAGAAGAGGTTTGCCGCAGCAGGGCGTCTGTTGTATCGGCATAATATTCTCACCTTGCTCCTGCTCACCGTGTTTGTTGGTGGGCTCCTATCGCAGCTCCCCAAGCTCACCTTGGACACCTCCACCGAAGGCTTTCTCCACGAGCAAGACCCCGCCTTACTTGCCTATAATGATTTTCGCGATCAGTTCGGTAATACGGAGATGGTCATTGTCGCGGTCAAAGGAAAGGACATCTTTGCGCCGGAGTTTTTGCAAAAGCTGAAGAAGATGCATGTGGAGCTGCGCGATAATGTCCCTTATCTGGATGATATTAACAGCCTGATCAATGCCCGGAACACCCGGGGAGAGGGGGACCAACTCATTGTTGAGGACCTACTGGAACACTGGCCGGAAACTCCAGAGGAACTGGCTGCGGTAAAGGAACGGGCCGTGACCAATCCGCTCTATAAAAATCTCCTGATTTCAGAACAGGGCGATTTCACAGCCATCGTCTTGCAGATGCAGGCCTATTCTTCGCAGGGAGAAGGAGGTGTCGATGATGTCCTAGCTGGTTTTACTGAGGAGAGCGACAGCACTGAGCAGAAAGAAAGGGTTTATCTCACGGATGCGGAAAACGGTGAGGTGGTTCAGGCGGTAACCCGCATTGTGGAAAACTACCGTGGCCCGGACTTTGAAATCTATGTTGCCGGTGGTCCAGTGGTGACAGATTTCCTGAAGAAGGCCATGATGAAGAATATGCGGAAGTTCATGATACTGGCCATCCTGACCATTGGCATCTTTCTCTTTCTTATGTTCCGCCGGGCTTCAGCGGTTTTTCTGCCGCTTTTTGTGGTTATTCTTTCTCTTCTCTCCACCTTGGGGCTGATGGCTGCCTGCGGGACACCGATCAAGTTGCCCACCCAGATCCTTCCCTCTTTTCTTCTGGCCGTCGGTGTGGGTGATTCTGTCCATATCCTGGCGATATTTTTTCACCGCCTCCGCCATAATTCCTGGGATAAGGCAGAGGCCGTGGAATACGCCATCGGTCATTCCGGGCTTGCTGTATTCATGACTTCATTAACCACAGCAGGTGGTCTGCTCTCCTTTTCCACCGCTGACGTCGCACCTATTGCTGATTTGGGGGTCTATGCTGCTGCCGGAGTCATGTTGGCCTTACTCTACACCCTTCTTCTCTTGCCCTCACTCCTTGCTCTTATTCCGCTGAAAGAAAAAAAGAAAAAAGAAACGCATAAAATGAAGGGTACCTCCCGGCTTGATGGCATTCTGTCCTCAATCGGCCATTTTGCTACCGGCAATCCCAAGGCAATCCTGGCAATCACCGCCCTGATTTTTATAGTATCCATCATAGGCATTACCCGAATCAAATTCTCCCATGATATTGTCCGCTGGTATAAAAAGGACTCGTCTATTCGTATTGCCTCAGAAACCATTGATGAGGAGATGAGGGGGTCCATCGCCCTGGAAATTGTCCTGGATACAGGCAAGGTCAATGGATTGTATGACCGGGACCTTCTGCAACGCATAGATAGTTCGGTCACGTATGTGGAGCAGGTACAGGAAGGGGAAATCTTTGCTGGTAAAGCCTGGAGTATCACCACTATTCTCAAAGAAATCCACCAGGCCTTGAATGAAAACAGAGCAGAATTCTACAAGATTCCAGATAATCCCCAGCTGATTCCCCAAGAATTTCTCTTGTTTGAAAATAGCGGTTCCGATGATCTGGAAGATGTGACGGACAGCCAATTTTCCAAGGTTCGCTTCACCATCAAGGTGCCGTTCCAGGATGCGATAGCCTATACTGATTTTATTCAGACCATTAATGAACATTTCGCCCAAACCTTTCCTGAGCTGAAGATCACCACCACCGGTATGACGTCTATCCTTTTTCAGACCATGGCCCGGGTAATTCGCAGTATGGCCAAGAGCTACACCATTGCGCTCATTGTCATTACTGTCTTGATGATTTTGCTCATCGGTAAGTTGCGCACCGGCATCCTGAGCATGGTTCCCAACCTCTTCCCCATTATGCTGACGCTGGGCGTGATGGGCTGGTTTCAGGTACCCCTGGACCTGTTCACCATGTTGGTGGGAAGTATCTCCATTGGTCTGGCCGTCGATGATACCATCCACTTTATGCATAATTTTCGTCGCTATTTTGAGCAAAGCGGTGATGCCAAACAGGCGGTCATGGAAACCCTGCACAGTACTGGCCGGGCCATGTTGATTACCACCTGTGTTTTGTCTGTGGGATTTTTTATTTTCATGTTTGCCAACATGAACAACCTCTTTAATTTTGGTTGGTTGACCGGTTTTACCATTATCATGGCCCTGTTGGCCGATTATTTCATTGCCCCGGCCCTGATGGTGCTGGTGAATCAAGCGAAGCCAGCCGCTGTCAATGCGTAG
- a CDS encoding MarR family transcriptional regulator, with translation MQLDPYESMGFHCNLTVKAFLGVLGEKLKGTDISPSQFLALANLTALGPLSQSELADRLAVTGATTARLIDRMERDEWVRRERAPEDQRVKMIIPTEKAAGTWQEISAAGREVLDQAYQGISKEELETVKKVLQKIRTNLER, from the coding sequence TTGCAACTTGATCCCTATGAAAGCATGGGCTTTCACTGTAACCTCACGGTGAAGGCTTTTCTTGGTGTGCTGGGCGAAAAGCTCAAAGGCACAGATATCAGCCCGAGTCAATTTCTCGCGCTGGCGAACCTCACCGCCTTGGGTCCACTCTCCCAGTCTGAACTGGCTGATCGCCTTGCCGTTACCGGTGCAACCACTGCCCGCCTCATTGATCGGATGGAACGGGATGAGTGGGTGCGACGAGAGCGTGCCCCGGAAGACCAGCGCGTCAAGATGATCATCCCTACTGAAAAAGCTGCTGGAACCTGGCAGGAGATATCTGCCGCTGGTCGGGAAGTTCTTGACCAGGCATACCAAGGGATCAGCAAAGAAGAGCTGGAGACCGTCAAGAAGGTCCTGCAAAAAATTCGCACTAACTTAGAAAGATAA
- a CDS encoding DUF3786 domain-containing protein produces the protein MKIKNPLELYKHLDQSNCRRCMLPSCMAFSVAVIQGQKKLSDCPLLSEERINELSGGIVQKKSMSEEQEVHLDRLRQELNQQDLREIARRLDLPLKNGSVGVKCLGKHFWINGQGEMVSECHRNNWVHIPVLHYLLQSKGRQPIGKWITFSDIENSGGKEAFFAHRCEQEMGRLAEEHTEVFYEILDLFEVEEIEDLQGKIDADKSFILLPLPGVPFLINYWEPEDAFPAKLNILFDMTVSENCNVESIYTLGRGMVEMFEQLILRHSL, from the coding sequence ATGAAGATCAAAAATCCCCTGGAACTCTATAAACACCTGGACCAATCCAACTGCCGCCGCTGCATGCTCCCCTCCTGCATGGCCTTTTCCGTTGCCGTTATTCAGGGCCAGAAGAAACTCAGCGACTGCCCCCTGCTGAGTGAGGAGAGAATCAACGAGCTTTCCGGCGGTATCGTGCAAAAGAAATCTATGAGCGAGGAGCAGGAGGTTCATCTCGACCGCTTACGGCAGGAACTGAATCAGCAAGACCTCCGGGAAATCGCCCGGCGGCTGGACCTTCCCTTAAAAAATGGGAGCGTGGGCGTGAAATGTCTGGGCAAGCACTTCTGGATTAATGGGCAAGGAGAGATGGTGTCTGAATGTCACCGGAATAACTGGGTCCATATCCCTGTGCTCCATTACCTTCTCCAAAGCAAGGGACGGCAGCCCATCGGAAAATGGATCACCTTTAGTGATATTGAAAATTCTGGAGGGAAAGAGGCCTTTTTCGCCCACCGCTGTGAGCAGGAAATGGGCCGTCTGGCTGAGGAACACACCGAGGTCTTTTATGAAATCCTCGACCTCTTTGAAGTCGAGGAAATTGAGGATCTCCAGGGAAAAATCGATGCGGATAAATCCTTTATCCTCCTCCCTCTTCCCGGTGTTCCCTTTCTGATTAATTACTGGGAGCCCGAGGATGCCTTTCCGGCCAAGCTGAATATCCTCTTTGATATGACGGTCTCGGAGAACTGCAATGTGGAGTCCATCTATACCCTGGGACGGGGTATGGTGGAGATGTTTGAACAATTGATTCTGCGACACAGCTTATAA
- a CDS encoding acetolactate synthase large subunit: MNGAELMVKCLENEGVEYIFGIPGEENLAFLEALRTSSIKLILTRHEQAAGFMAATYGRLTGKPGVCLATLGPGATNFVTSVSYAFLGGMPCLFITGQKPIKSSKQGRFQIINVVSMMAPITKMTRQIVGADSIATLVRESFRVAMQEKSGPVHLELPEDIADEETKVIPFPVTPLQKKQASHDSLKEAAEIIKRAKNPLLLIAAASNRHQEVSPALEYFIEQTGIHFFSTQMGKGAANEFHPRCLGTAALSDHDYLHCAISKADVILNVGHDVVEKPPFFMRREGPVVIHLSYFHAVFDEVYFPQHEVIGDIADSMQRLATLVVPNSLAGDGYFNLLKNEVDKNVYERAVPPTFPYTPQQLTRALRRLMVKDSVLSLDNGMYKIWFARNYRSINSHSVLLDNALATMGAGLPVAIAAKIILPEKKVVAVCGDGGFMMNSQELETAIRLKLDLTILLLRDDGFGMIKWKQGGMGLPNFGLDFGNPDFVKYAESYGAKGYRVKDQEHLAEVLEHCMNTPGVHLIDLPIDYAENESVLIEELKRKTCLLG; this comes from the coding sequence ATGAACGGCGCAGAACTCATGGTCAAATGCCTTGAGAATGAAGGAGTTGAATACATCTTCGGTATTCCAGGCGAAGAAAATCTTGCTTTTCTGGAGGCCTTACGAACCTCCTCTATTAAGCTTATTCTCACCAGGCATGAACAGGCTGCCGGTTTTATGGCCGCCACCTATGGTCGGCTCACCGGAAAACCTGGTGTTTGCCTTGCCACTCTTGGGCCGGGAGCGACCAACTTTGTTACCAGCGTTTCCTATGCCTTTCTGGGCGGCATGCCCTGTCTGTTCATCACCGGACAGAAGCCGATCAAGAGCTCCAAGCAGGGGCGTTTTCAGATCATTAACGTGGTCTCCATGATGGCCCCGATCACCAAGATGACCCGCCAGATCGTTGGCGCAGATTCCATTGCTACGCTGGTGCGCGAGTCCTTTCGGGTGGCGATGCAGGAAAAATCCGGGCCAGTTCATTTGGAGCTTCCAGAAGACATCGCTGATGAGGAGACCAAAGTTATTCCCTTTCCTGTTACTCCGTTGCAGAAAAAGCAGGCCTCTCATGATTCTCTGAAAGAGGCGGCGGAGATTATCAAGCGGGCGAAAAATCCTCTCCTATTGATTGCAGCAGCCAGTAATCGTCACCAAGAGGTGAGCCCGGCGCTTGAATATTTTATTGAGCAGACCGGGATTCACTTTTTCTCTACCCAGATGGGGAAAGGGGCAGCCAATGAGTTCCATCCCCGTTGCCTGGGCACTGCGGCCCTGTCTGACCATGATTATCTCCACTGCGCCATTAGTAAGGCAGATGTTATTCTTAATGTCGGGCATGATGTGGTTGAGAAACCGCCTTTCTTTATGCGTCGAGAAGGGCCTGTGGTTATTCATCTCAGCTATTTCCATGCTGTTTTCGATGAGGTTTATTTTCCTCAGCACGAGGTAATCGGTGATATTGCTGATTCCATGCAGCGCCTCGCCACGCTTGTTGTCCCCAATTCTCTGGCCGGAGATGGATATTTTAATCTTCTGAAGAATGAGGTTGATAAGAATGTCTATGAGCGTGCTGTGCCTCCGACTTTTCCCTATACTCCACAACAACTGACAAGGGCGTTGCGGCGGCTTATGGTAAAGGATTCTGTCCTTTCCTTGGATAATGGGATGTACAAGATATGGTTCGCCCGTAATTATCGTTCCATAAATTCGCATTCCGTGTTGCTGGATAATGCCTTAGCCACGATGGGCGCTGGTTTGCCGGTGGCTATTGCCGCTAAGATAATCTTGCCGGAAAAGAAGGTGGTGGCTGTCTGTGGTGATGGCGGATTTATGATGAATTCCCAGGAGCTGGAAACCGCTATCCGATTAAAGCTGGACCTGACCATCCTGCTGCTCCGTGACGACGGTTTCGGTATGATCAAGTGGAAGCAGGGAGGGATGGGGCTGCCTAACTTTGGTCTTGATTTCGGCAATCCGGATTTTGTCAAATATGCGGAGAGCTACGGAGCCAAGGGCTACCGAGTGAAAGACCAGGAGCATCTGGCTGAGGTGCTGGAACATTGTATGAATACTCCTGGCGTACATCTCATCGACTTACCTATAGATTACGCGGAAAATGAGTCTGTGTTGATTGAGGAGCTGAAGCGCAAGACCTGTTTGCTGGGTTGA
- a CDS encoding glycosyltransferase, which produces MKQQPLILHTDWSRSWGGQEIRTLTELRELKKIGFRVGMVVREGAELACRGKAEGIPVHYIDFSSKFNLAAWWDIYKLIRRLQPAVINTHSSEDSWMAGCLARLCRVPLVIKTRHVLAPISSSFSYNAFANVIFACSESIAKQLEEQKVEKEKIVVQSTGVAEERFRFSAQNRKEIRAQYGLSDEDILVGNISFLREYKGHKFIIQTAASMPKQYKFMFVGGGDDRPLLEKEIAEAGVADRFILTGHREDPERYFSALDIIFFSSYGTEGVSQSFIQGLLYGIPLLVCRTPSLLEPLEFVQHYRTVDYNDLETAKTGLLELAEHLQRDEAMIERQRQNIAGKYGLKAMIKNILRVYADYGITMKEE; this is translated from the coding sequence TTGAAGCAGCAACCGCTTATCCTGCATACAGACTGGTCACGCTCTTGGGGCGGCCAGGAAATACGTACACTTACTGAGTTACGAGAGCTAAAAAAAATAGGATTCCGAGTCGGAATGGTTGTTCGCGAGGGAGCTGAACTTGCCTGTCGCGGAAAGGCGGAGGGTATTCCAGTCCATTATATAGACTTTTCGTCCAAGTTCAACCTTGCTGCCTGGTGGGATATTTACAAGCTGATTCGCCGCCTGCAACCGGCAGTCATTAATACCCATTCCTCAGAAGACTCCTGGATGGCCGGTTGCCTGGCGAGGCTCTGTCGCGTCCCCCTGGTAATAAAAACCCGGCATGTGCTGGCCCCTATCTCTTCCTCCTTCAGCTATAATGCCTTTGCCAATGTTATCTTTGCCTGTAGCGAATCAATTGCCAAACAGCTGGAGGAGCAAAAGGTAGAAAAAGAAAAAATCGTTGTGCAGTCTACAGGTGTTGCTGAAGAACGCTTCCGATTTTCCGCGCAAAATCGCAAGGAGATCCGTGCGCAATACGGCCTGAGTGATGAAGATATTCTGGTAGGGAATATTTCTTTTTTACGAGAATATAAGGGGCATAAATTTATTATCCAAACGGCAGCAAGTATGCCGAAACAATATAAATTCATGTTTGTTGGAGGGGGCGATGATCGTCCCCTTCTGGAAAAAGAGATTGCCGAGGCAGGCGTTGCCGACCGCTTCATCCTTACCGGTCATCGGGAGGACCCAGAACGCTACTTCTCTGCCCTGGATATTATCTTTTTTTCCTCCTACGGAACCGAGGGGGTCTCTCAATCCTTTATCCAGGGACTTCTTTATGGTATTCCCCTGCTGGTCTGCCGTACCCCCTCCCTTCTTGAACCCCTGGAATTTGTCCAGCATTACAGAACGGTTGATTATAACGATCTGGAAACAGCCAAGACAGGTCTCCTGGAACTCGCAGAGCATCTCCAGAGAGATGAAGCAATGATTGAGCGGCAACGACAAAATATCGCAGGAAAATATGGCCTCAAGGCCATGATAAAAAATATCCTGCGAGTGTATGCGGATTATGGTATTACGATGAAGGAAGAGTAA
- a CDS encoding diguanylate cyclase — MHKRLIPALLPLPLSTVFLLLCSLFACIPPCSAQKTTLQSASELDYPPFALVRPDGTADGFSVELLRAVAEAADFNITIPVGPWHVLKQQLAEGRLDVLPLVAYSLERDEYFDFTVPYLQMSGTVFVRKGETSIRSEQDLRDKEVLVMQDDAAHEYAIQNNISQKLILTSSFEEAMRMLSAGKHDAVLCQYLMGLQLLKQLNIKNIVSVSTEKQMSLKPGKGKVSGFTQRFCIAVPEGRKKLLAQLNEGLAIVFANGTYDRLYKKWFGPILPEMPIPAAEVIKSALLILIPVSLLLALLGLWYLKREVQKKTHSLQTEIRERKQAEKALQANELMLRTILDTLPVGIWLTDQKGKIQYGNPAGHSIWQGAHCVEFEEYQTCRSEADKSDSPADWVIPLIVQNRQKSHKEEVKILCTDGTRKIISNWAVPVRDADEKIAGAVAVNQDITERIRIEQELIAERDFTKNLIETAQTVILVLNPDGAINTFNPYMEKISGYRLEEVQGKDWFATFLPDQNWQEMRKIFTTSLVDIQTRGNVAPIITKDGRQRYIEWYEKTLKDRNGTVLGLLSIGQDITEKRSMQKKLEEMALHDALTGLYNRKVLEEKLMGDIELAQSNKKELSLLQLDIDHFKRINDSHGHLEGDNVLRWIADILKRSIRKKDYAARYGGEEFTIVLPETSEQQAEALAESLRESINEHEVVTKKGERVELTVSIGVASLSGHVKSHQVLLLHAETALYAAKRGGRNQVGVT; from the coding sequence ATGCATAAACGACTGATTCCGGCATTGCTCCCTCTTCCTCTTTCCACTGTGTTCCTCCTGCTGTGTAGCCTGTTTGCTTGTATTCCTCCTTGCTCTGCTCAAAAAACGACCCTGCAATCTGCCAGCGAACTGGATTATCCCCCCTTTGCCTTGGTTCGTCCAGACGGAACAGCTGACGGCTTTTCCGTTGAACTGCTCAGGGCCGTTGCAGAGGCGGCGGACTTCAATATTACCATTCCTGTTGGCCCTTGGCATGTTCTGAAACAACAGCTTGCAGAAGGACGGCTGGATGTCCTGCCCCTGGTGGCATATTCCCTGGAGCGAGACGAATATTTCGATTTTACAGTTCCATACCTCCAAATGAGCGGAACAGTCTTTGTCCGCAAAGGTGAGACGTCTATTCGCAGCGAGCAAGACCTACGTGATAAAGAAGTCCTGGTTATGCAGGATGATGCAGCACATGAATATGCTATCCAGAACAATATTTCCCAGAAACTAATCTTGACCTCCTCGTTTGAGGAGGCAATGCGCATGCTCTCTGCGGGCAAGCATGACGCCGTCCTATGCCAGTATCTGATGGGCCTGCAGCTGCTCAAGCAACTCAACATAAAAAACATAGTCAGCGTTTCCACAGAAAAGCAGATGAGCCTGAAACCGGGCAAGGGAAAAGTCTCCGGTTTCACCCAACGATTCTGCATTGCCGTGCCGGAGGGAAGAAAAAAATTACTCGCTCAACTGAATGAGGGGTTGGCCATAGTTTTTGCAAACGGAACATACGACCGCCTCTATAAGAAATGGTTCGGCCCCATCCTTCCAGAGATGCCAATTCCGGCAGCAGAAGTCATCAAGTCCGCCCTGCTGATTCTTATTCCAGTCTCGCTTCTTTTGGCTCTCCTGGGATTATGGTACCTCAAACGGGAAGTGCAGAAAAAAACGCACAGCCTGCAAACGGAAATCCGGGAAAGAAAACAGGCAGAAAAGGCCTTGCAAGCCAATGAGCTCATGTTGCGAACAATCCTCGACACCCTCCCTGTAGGCATATGGCTCACAGACCAGAAAGGAAAAATCCAATACGGCAATCCAGCCGGTCATAGTATTTGGCAGGGAGCGCATTGTGTCGAATTCGAGGAATATCAAACATGCCGCAGCGAGGCCGATAAATCAGACTCGCCTGCTGATTGGGTTATTCCGTTGATCGTTCAGAACAGACAAAAATCGCATAAAGAAGAAGTGAAAATTCTCTGTACCGATGGCACCCGGAAAATCATCTCCAACTGGGCTGTTCCGGTTAGAGATGCTGATGAAAAAATTGCAGGCGCAGTCGCCGTTAACCAGGATATTACGGAACGAATACGAATTGAACAGGAATTGATTGCGGAACGTGACTTCACCAAAAATCTCATAGAAACAGCCCAGACCGTGATTCTGGTGCTGAACCCGGACGGAGCGATTAACACCTTTAATCCTTATATGGAAAAAATAAGTGGGTATCGCCTTGAGGAGGTACAGGGGAAAGATTGGTTTGCGACTTTTCTCCCCGATCAAAACTGGCAGGAAATGCGTAAGATTTTCACAACATCCCTTGTTGATATCCAAACACGCGGTAATGTCGCCCCGATTATCACAAAAGATGGCAGGCAGCGATATATTGAATGGTATGAGAAGACCCTCAAAGACAGAAACGGTACAGTATTGGGTTTACTTTCGATTGGTCAGGATATTACGGAAAAGAGAAGTATGCAGAAAAAGCTTGAGGAAATGGCTCTGCACGATGCCCTAACAGGTCTCTATAACAGAAAGGTATTGGAGGAAAAATTAATGGGCGACATTGAATTGGCCCAAAGCAACAAAAAGGAGCTTTCCCTCCTTCAGCTTGATATTGATCATTTTAAACGGATAAATGATAGCCACGGTCATTTGGAAGGCGATAATGTGCTCCGTTGGATAGCTGACATCTTAAAACGTTCCATACGCAAAAAAGATTATGCAGCCCGTTACGGGGGCGAAGAGTTTACCATAGTATTACCGGAAACCTCTGAGCAGCAAGCAGAGGCCTTGGCTGAAAGCCTGCGGGAAAGCATCAATGAGCATGAGGTGGTTACCAAAAAAGGCGAGCGAGTCGAACTCACTGTCAGTATTGGCGTGGCCAGCCTGTCAGGACATGTCAAATCGCATCAGGTACTTCTTCTCCATGCTGAGACAGCTCTGTATGCCGCCAAGAGAGGTGGTCGTAATCAAGTGGGGGTGACCTGA
- a CDS encoding ASKHA domain-containing protein encodes MKHTITFLPDNITATVDKGENLLNAAAQAGVYIHAYCGGDGICGKCKVIVNKGEVRSDKANLKQEDWDQGYRLACLSSVESDLEVTIPEMTSKSGKALKRKPKTTRTISAKALDSLIGSWEVEPPVSKLYLELAPPTLEDNISDMDRVMRGIKQAYPDHEGDPSYDHPELIKYLPAVLRESDWKITLLLLRRNQGGFRIIDVEAGNTTAKLYGLAVDIGTTTCSGVLVDLTNGEILAESSGYNGQISCGEDVISRIVYAKRPSGQRALQDKVVGTINTIIEDICRELVISPADIAYMMAAGNTVMSHLLLGLDPKYLREAPYVPSISRFPLTKAADLGIHAHPSMRLFLYPCIASYVGGDIVAGVHACQMAKSEKVSLFIDIGTNGEIVVGNQDWMVCAACSAGPAFEGGGIRYGMRASSGAIENFQIHPETFDPMIVTIDRIKPSGICGSGLIAIVAELLESGVIDQQGKFRHNLDTPRVRQGTDGWEYVLAWARDSLIGEDIVITEVDLDNLMRAKGAMYAGYQTLLESVGLTFADLDRVIMAGNFGAYIDLERAICIGLLPDVDRNNFYYIGNASMLGCQISLSDVNRFQERLTVRQLMTNMELSENPEFMQHYMAALFLPHTDMSLFPTVSKKLAERG; translated from the coding sequence ATGAAGCACACCATTACCTTCCTGCCGGATAACATCACCGCGACTGTTGATAAGGGAGAAAACCTCCTCAATGCTGCTGCCCAGGCAGGTGTCTATATCCATGCCTATTGCGGCGGGGACGGCATCTGCGGCAAATGCAAGGTGATTGTGAATAAGGGAGAGGTGCGTTCGGATAAGGCGAACCTGAAGCAGGAGGACTGGGACCAGGGATATCGCCTGGCCTGTCTGTCCTCAGTGGAATCGGACCTGGAAGTCACCATTCCCGAGATGACCAGCAAGAGCGGCAAGGCCCTGAAGCGCAAACCCAAGACCACCCGCACCATCTCGGCCAAGGCCCTGGACAGCTTGATCGGGAGCTGGGAGGTTGAGCCGCCGGTCAGCAAGCTCTATCTGGAGCTTGCTCCGCCTACCCTGGAAGATAATATCTCTGATATGGACCGGGTGATGCGGGGAATTAAGCAGGCCTATCCCGATCATGAGGGAGATCCCTCCTATGATCACCCGGAGCTGATTAAATATCTCCCTGCTGTGCTGCGTGAGTCGGACTGGAAGATCACCCTGCTCCTGCTTCGGCGCAACCAGGGCGGTTTCCGCATCATTGATGTGGAGGCAGGTAATACCACGGCCAAACTCTACGGGCTGGCCGTGGATATCGGCACCACCACCTGTTCCGGGGTTCTGGTAGATCTGACCAACGGAGAGATTCTGGCCGAGTCTTCTGGCTATAATGGTCAGATCAGCTGCGGTGAGGATGTCATCTCGCGCATAGTCTATGCCAAACGACCCAGCGGCCAGAGGGCCCTCCAGGATAAGGTGGTCGGGACCATCAATACAATCATTGAGGATATCTGTCGTGAGCTGGTTATTTCTCCGGCAGATATTGCCTATATGATGGCAGCAGGCAACACAGTCATGTCCCATCTCCTGCTGGGCTTGGACCCGAAATATCTCCGAGAGGCCCCGTACGTCCCCAGTATCAGCCGTTTTCCTCTGACCAAGGCGGCAGACCTGGGCATCCATGCCCATCCCTCCATGCGCCTCTTTCTTTACCCCTGTATTGCCTCTTATGTGGGTGGCGATATCGTGGCCGGGGTCCATGCCTGTCAGATGGCCAAGTCCGAGAAGGTGAGTCTGTTCATCGACATCGGCACTAATGGCGAGATCGTGGTGGGGAATCAGGACTGGATGGTCTGCGCGGCCTGTTCTGCCGGACCCGCCTTTGAAGGCGGTGGCATCCGCTACGGAATGCGGGCCTCCAGTGGGGCTATTGAGAATTTTCAAATTCACCCAGAGACCTTTGATCCCATGATCGTGACCATTGATCGTATCAAGCCTTCCGGGATCTGCGGGTCCGGCCTGATTGCCATTGTGGCAGAGCTGCTGGAAAGCGGGGTGATTGATCAGCAAGGGAAATTTCGCCATAATCTGGACACCCCCAGGGTGCGGCAGGGAACGGACGGCTGGGAGTATGTCCTGGCCTGGGCCCGTGATTCTCTCATCGGCGAGGACATCGTAATCACCGAAGTGGACCTGGATAACCTGATGCGGGCTAAAGGGGCTATGTACGCAGGGTATCAGACCCTGCTGGAATCCGTTGGTTTGACCTTTGCTGACCTGGATCGGGTAATCATGGCGGGTAACTTCGGGGCCTATATTGACCTGGAGCGAGCCATCTGCATCGGCCTGTTGCCGGATGTGGATCGGAATAATTTCTATTATATCGGCAATGCCTCTATGCTGGGCTGCCAGATTAGTCTTTCCGATGTTAATCGTTTTCAGGAACGCCTGACAGTGCGTCAGCTCATGACCAATATGGAATTATCTGAGAACCCGGAATTTATGCAGCATTACATGGCTGCCCTCTTTCTCCCTCATACGGATATGAGTCTTTTTCCCACAGTTAGTAAGAAGCTGGCTGAGAGGGGGTGA
- a CDS encoding 4-oxalocrotonate tautomerase family protein, protein MPYVSIRVAGKLSREQKKNIAKGVTEVIAKEANKPESSVLIFIDEEQRENIAKGGKLLDE, encoded by the coding sequence ATGCCCTATGTAAGTATTCGCGTTGCAGGCAAGCTGAGCAGAGAACAAAAAAAGAACATCGCCAAAGGCGTCACCGAGGTTATTGCCAAGGAGGCCAATAAACCTGAATCCTCGGTTCTCATCTTTATTGATGAAGAACAGCGGGAAAACATCGCCAAAGGCGGAAAATTGCTGGATGAGTAG